In the genome of Nonlabens sp. MB-3u-79, one region contains:
- a CDS encoding MFS transporter, translating into MKHILPRGSKKLLNAWAFYDWANSVYSLVINSAIFPIFYAAISIKAFEEGNVPEMLKGVNNESIIIITTAIAFLIVSIISPILSGIADYSGKKKRFLQFFCYLGAICCMGLSLFSFDYLWISLLIYLLALVGFWGSLVFYNSYLPDIAFPDQQDAISAKGFSMGYLGSVLLLIICLALLEGGFYPEDGLLPDNEYFKLYSFQLSFILVGLWWMGFAQYTYKYLPLGTKKDRSDVKNIFTNGFKELKKIWKSLSANLQMKRYLGAFFIYSMAVQTVMLVATYFGTEEVQWEEDGATMGLIISILLIQLVAIFGAWLASLLSRKLGNIKTLIVINILWAVICVYGYFVVTPMQFYITAGFVGLVMGSIQSLSRSTYSQMIPDGNPDTASYFSFYDVAEKIGIVIGMLIFAVVGELSGSMREPILFLIVFFIVGIILLSRVPTLKRG; encoded by the coding sequence ATGAAACATATTCTACCTCGAGGCTCTAAAAAATTACTAAATGCATGGGCATTTTACGATTGGGCCAATTCCGTATATTCTCTAGTAATCAACAGTGCTATTTTTCCTATTTTTTATGCAGCGATTAGCATCAAAGCATTTGAAGAAGGAAATGTACCCGAGATGCTTAAAGGAGTTAATAATGAATCCATCATTATCATAACCACAGCGATCGCTTTTTTAATCGTGAGTATTATTTCTCCTATTCTTTCTGGTATTGCTGACTACTCTGGGAAGAAAAAACGCTTTTTACAATTCTTCTGTTATTTAGGAGCTATTTGTTGTATGGGCTTGTCTCTATTTAGCTTTGATTATTTGTGGATCAGTTTATTGATTTATTTACTGGCACTGGTTGGGTTTTGGGGAAGTCTGGTTTTTTACAATTCTTATCTTCCAGATATTGCATTTCCCGATCAACAAGATGCTATTAGTGCTAAGGGCTTTTCTATGGGATACTTGGGGAGTGTATTGCTCCTTATAATCTGTCTCGCATTATTAGAAGGTGGTTTTTACCCAGAAGATGGTTTGTTGCCAGATAATGAGTATTTCAAACTCTATTCTTTTCAGCTTTCTTTTATTCTTGTAGGACTGTGGTGGATGGGTTTTGCTCAGTACACCTATAAATACCTGCCTTTAGGAACTAAAAAGGATCGCAGTGATGTTAAAAATATTTTTACTAATGGTTTTAAAGAACTCAAAAAAATATGGAAAAGCCTATCGGCTAACTTACAGATGAAACGTTACTTAGGAGCCTTCTTTATCTATAGTATGGCGGTTCAAACAGTTATGTTAGTGGCCACCTATTTTGGTACAGAAGAGGTGCAATGGGAAGAGGACGGTGCTACCATGGGATTAATCATAAGTATTCTATTGATTCAGTTGGTAGCTATTTTTGGAGCTTGGTTGGCCAGTTTGCTTTCGCGAAAACTAGGTAACATCAAAACCCTGATCGTCATTAACATACTTTGGGCTGTTATATGTGTTTATGGATATTTTGTGGTAACTCCTATGCAATTCTACATAACAGCAGGTTTTGTAGGCCTAGTTATGGGGTCCATACAATCTTTATCGCGCAGTACCTATTCTCAGATGATTCCTGATGGAAATCCGGACACCGCTTCTTACTTCAGTTTCTACGATGTTGCAGAGAAAATAGGAATTGTTATAGGTATGCTCATTTTTGCTGTAGTAGGAGAATTAAGCGGTTCCATGAGAGAGCCTATTTTATTTTTAATCGTCTTCTTTATCGTCGGAATTATTTTACTTTCTAGAGTGCCAACTTTAAAAAGGGGGTAA
- a CDS encoding M48 family metallopeptidase codes for MHPNKYLLIAVVFVLFSCKTNVFTGKKTLNFVSDSTLFPMAFTQYDQFLGENKVVTGTKESEMITRVGQKIKTAAQRWLNSIGEEKYLANYQWDYKLVQDETVNAWCMPGGKIVFYTGILPICQGETGVAIVMGHEVAHALANHGAQRMSASQVQALGAVGVAVGGQAAGASQESQQLFNQAYGIGSQVGGMLPFSRAHETEADKIGLYLAAIAGYNPEEGARLWERMKSNSGGQAPPEFLSTHPSNDSRIANLKNLAPQAKAEAAKYGVTSFQ; via the coding sequence ATGCATCCTAATAAATATCTTTTAATAGCTGTAGTTTTTGTTTTATTTTCTTGTAAAACAAATGTATTTACTGGTAAAAAAACCTTGAACTTTGTGTCTGATAGCACTTTGTTTCCAATGGCTTTTACTCAGTACGATCAGTTTCTAGGAGAAAACAAGGTAGTTACAGGGACTAAAGAGTCTGAAATGATCACTAGAGTTGGCCAAAAAATAAAAACAGCTGCTCAACGTTGGTTAAATTCCATCGGTGAAGAAAAGTACTTAGCTAATTACCAGTGGGATTATAAATTGGTTCAAGATGAAACCGTAAATGCATGGTGTATGCCTGGTGGTAAAATTGTTTTTTACACAGGTATTTTACCTATTTGTCAAGGAGAAACGGGTGTTGCCATAGTGATGGGTCACGAGGTAGCTCATGCCTTAGCAAACCACGGTGCACAGCGTATGAGTGCCTCACAAGTACAAGCATTAGGTGCTGTAGGAGTTGCTGTAGGTGGTCAAGCAGCTGGAGCAAGTCAAGAATCTCAACAGCTCTTCAATCAGGCTTATGGTATAGGTTCTCAGGTAGGAGGTATGCTGCCATTCTCTAGAGCACATGAAACAGAAGCAGATAAAATAGGTCTTTACCTAGCTGCAATTGCAGGATATAACCCAGAAGAAGGTGCTCGATTATGGGAACGTATGAAATCCAATAGCGGAGGGCAAGCACCACCAGAGTTTTTGAGTACGCACCCTTCTAATGACAGCCGTATTGCCAACTTAAAAAACCTCGCTCCTCAAGCAAAAGCAGAAGCTGCAAAATACGGAGTAACTTCTTTCCAATAA
- the ytxJ gene encoding bacillithiol system redox-active protein YtxJ, producing MDKLFKTQQNSVNEEQTGIQWEPLESVDQLDNVIKNSTLKPKVIFKHSTRCGISRMVLRQFENGFEKNDDEVTFYFLDLLNYKEVSAAVASKLNVVHQSPQVIILYNNEILHTESHQGIDIKKVQQIVTNKK from the coding sequence ATGGATAAGCTGTTTAAAACACAGCAAAATAGTGTAAATGAAGAACAAACCGGCATCCAATGGGAACCGCTAGAATCAGTGGATCAGTTAGATAATGTGATCAAAAACTCTACCTTAAAGCCAAAGGTTATTTTTAAGCACAGCACAAGATGTGGTATTTCTAGAATGGTCCTAAGGCAGTTTGAAAACGGTTTTGAAAAAAACGATGACGAGGTGACCTTTTATTTTCTCGATTTATTAAACTATAAAGAGGTAAGTGCTGCCGTTGCCAGTAAGCTCAATGTGGTACACCAATCTCCACAAGTGATTATACTGTACAATAATGAGATTTTACACACAGAATCTCATCAAGGTATTGATATCAAAAAAGTTCAACAAATTGTGACTAATAAGAAATAG